The Leguminivora glycinivorella isolate SPB_JAAS2020 chromosome 2, LegGlyc_1.1, whole genome shotgun sequence DNA window TTGTACACCCTCCTTTATAGTATAGAGCCTTAATGCAAACAATTTCAAACTGTTACCCTggtacctacatttttcaaaaccaTTTTTGCAATGATTTATTGTGATAAGGGTTGTTTAAAAAGTTattagctgctctaattttattaATAGGTTCATGTTAAAAAtaagcatcatcatcatcataattctATATTCTTGTTTAAAGAGCagaaaaatcaacaaacaatataatataacagAGAACCATgactattttaataatttacctgttttttaaaaatgcaaattATCATTCAAAATGACAGTTTTGCAACCAGTTCTCGGTTCATGAGCATTTTAAATGCCTTGATTACATTGAACATGACCTTGTTATCTAAAATTTTATCTCTTTTagctatatatttttaacaacaTTTTGGtaagttattaaaatataatcCCGTATTTGTATACAAATTTCACAAATTAGTTGTTATAAGATGTCATGGCACTCATAGCTAAAAATGTAATAAGACTAGTACAGAAAATTCAAGAACAATTCAAAAGTGGAAAGTGGAAAATCATGTATTGTGTATTAATTTAAGGTAAGAAATAGATCAGAGGACATAGATGCCCATGGAAGGTATCAGGATTTGAGAATAACAATAACATATGAAATGTTATTACTAGGTACTTAAGTATAAAGGAAAGATTTTTTGATGCACAATTGGTATTAAAATGAGTATTTTGAAGCTCAGATATTTCAAACAATGTtatgaaattataatttaaattgacTCCTCCAGGAATTCTGCCTTCTTGTAGTCAATCTGTTTAGTGTACTTAAAAATTATCTTACAAAATAATTGAAACTCATATCTCTGCATTTGAGTAGGTACACATTACTcaaatattacaattatattTAGTCATACGTTTTTGATTATATATAGCTTTAAAGATCAGTACAAAGTTGGTTGTTGGTAGACTCCTCCGAAAACAATAGTGTTTGTGACCTTTTCCACAATAAGGTAACTAAAAGGCCTGTTGGCATCAAACCTTATAACTCCAATCCGATTTGCAAACTCAGCAGCAGTGGCTCCTGACGCAATGGTACCTTCCTCTGTAACTTCAATCTCTGCTTTATGGATGACTCTAGTCACATATAGGGGCTTGCGAGCTAAGCGGCCCAGATTGGCCTGTGCAGGATCAAAAAGGTCATATATTCCCATtccctttttaaaaatttcagtCAGTTCAATGTTAGATTCAATTTTGAAACGAGGAATAAAACAGTCTATTTCATCTTCACTGTACTCTTCTTGGGAGAGTTTGAGCTCTTGAAAGACAGTATCTAGAGGTACTTTTTTAAAGTTCAAGAACATATCTTCTAGAGTGACACCAGGATTCGGCAGCATTAACAGCATGGACAGACGGTTCTCAACACCATAAGGCAATTCAATTACTCTTGCTTGAATCTCCTTAATGTTAGCAAATGGATATGTGTATCTATTGTACATCATGTTTACTTCACCTATTTTCCCCCCAGTACTATTATAGAAATTTTGTTTAGTTGTAGATGAGGCATTAAAAGGAGCAGTCCACTGCCCTTTAAAATATACTGCACTAGTAATGATCATCTGTGCATCAATCAAATTACTTTCATCAATTAATTTGGGAATTCTGCCTTTGGTTGCTGATGACACAGCTCCATTTATGGTGGCAGCGGTTGCTGCGCTATTCCTAAAGTCTAGATCGACAGTTTGAGTATCATAAAATT harbors:
- the LOC125240000 gene encoding serine protease inhibitor 77Ba-like, whose protein sequence is MFIFVLELCACFVLCFGQNHGVKGHNEPEHPTNLHNGLSEATGNFSVELLYHAARQQGKQNLILSPITAWTVMAVTSEGALGSTRTQLNSALRIKRNRTVTRQNFQEIARWLLVNTTTVNLAKFNGIFVDKSKSLENDFRKSSKEFYDTQTVDLDFRNSAATAATINGAVSSATKGRIPKLIDESNLIDAQMIITSAVYFKGQWTAPFNASSTTKQNFYNSTGGKIGEVNMMYNRYTYPFANIKEIQARVIELPYGVENRLSMLLMLPNPGVTLEDMFLNFKKVPLDTVFQELKLSQEEYSEDEIDCFIPRFKIESNIELTEIFKKGMGIYDLFDPAQANLGRLARKPLYVTRVIHKAEIEVTEEGTIASGATAAEFANRIGVIRFDANRPFSYLIVEKVTNTIVFGGVYQQPTLY